The Labeo rohita strain BAU-BD-2019 chromosome 19, IGBB_LRoh.1.0, whole genome shotgun sequence genome window below encodes:
- the casd1 gene encoding N-acetylneuraminate 9-O-acetyltransferase isoform X1: protein MIAEANAAQRAQADSDQTPLTATEPEAHAGSGHAPLGSDIVSVAAARLSACCHGGAKMAVLAYSLGKREINQYFTIKNAKLLSVAAVVILTVFHTASRHYGGGDTCDWLLSSGRFLGDNVWQPYGCMLHKYKSTEAKLCLREKRIAFVGDSRIRQLFYSFIKMMNPEVKEVGNKHENIPFVDGDSTVDFLWYAEVNNSLKEQLMSWTEGSASKPHVIIIGAATWSIKLHNGKSEALLQYKANLTAISDTLEKLAEHSEVYWVLQDPVYEDVLSDSRKMITNEQINLYNEAAVSTLNTSKKKIKFLEASRQAAMETISQSVDGLHLPESTRDVGAMVLMNSLCNKILKPIDGSCCQSAPPLSILQMLAAVLFLMAVVWFLVLGYSKHRKSRPVSDVESGEEKKPPAVGQLNSKGPLLAICKMSLIMLYFYLCDRADIFMKEQKFYTHSTFFIPLIYIFVLGIFYSENSKEAKLLNREQTDEWKGWMQLVILIYHISGASAFIPVYMHVRVLVAAYLFQTGYGHFSFFWLKGDFGLYRVCQVLFRLNFLVVVLCLVMDRPYQFYYFVPLVTFWFAVIYATMALWPQILQKQANGSAFWNLALLLKLLGLLLFICFFAYSQELFEAIFSLWPVSKLFELQGSIHEWWFRWKLDRFAVINGMLFAFIYLLLLQKCQLLSEGKGEPLFSNKISNCLLFVSVVSFMTYSIWASGCKNKSECNEMHPYISVVQILAFILIRNIPGYARSLYSSFFAWFGKISLELFICQYHIWLAADTKGILVLIPGNPTLNIIVSTFIFVCVAHEISQITNDLAQVAIPKESGPLLKRLLGAGAFLVLVLILSRNE, encoded by the exons ATGATAGCTGAGGCAAACGCAGCACAAAGAGCACAAGCGGACTCCGACCAAACTCCTCTGACCGCAACAGAACCTGAGGCACACGCGGGAAGCGGGCACGCGCCGCTCGGCTCTGACATCGTCAGCGTCGCCGCAGCTCGTCTGTCTGCCTGTTGTCATGGAGGAGCCAAGATGGCGGTCCTGGCCTATAGCCTAGGCAAACgggaaataaatcaatatttcactatcaaaaatgcaaaattgctATCTGTCGCCGCCGTCGTGATTCTCACTGTGTTTCACACAGCTTCTCGACACTATGGAG GCGGTGACACATGTGACTGGCTTTTATCCAGTGGACGTTTTTTAGGGGACAATGTATGGCAGCCCTACGGCTGCATGCTACACAAGTACAAAAGCAC TGAAGCAAAGTTGTGCCTCAGAGAGAAGAGAATAGCATTTGTAGGAGACTCTAGAATACGCCAGCTCTTCTATTCATTCATCAAAATGATGAACCCTGAGGTGAAAGAAGTTGGGAACAAg CATGAAAACATCCCTTTTGTAGATGGTGATTCCACTGTC GACTTCCTGTGGTATGCTGAAGTGAACAATTCCTTGAAGGAGCAGTTGATGTCATGGACAGAG GGATCTGCTTCCAAACCACATGTCATCATCATCGGTGCTGCTACG TGGTCCATTAAGTTGCACAATGGCAAAAGTGAGGCGCTTTTGCAGTACAAAGCGAACCTCACAGCTATATCCGACACACTGGAAAAACTAGCTGAGCACAGCGAAGTCTATTGGGTTCTGCAAG ATCCTGTTTATGAGGACGTGCTAAGTGACAGTCGAAAGATGATCACAAACGAGCAGATAAATCTGTACAACGAGGCGGCGGTTAGTACTCTGAATACCAGCAAAAAGAAGATCAAGTTCTTAGAGGCCTCTCGGCAAGCTGCTATGGAGACCATTTCCCAGTCTGTGGATGGTTTGCACCTTCCTGAGAGCACAAGAGATGTT GGCGCCATGGTTCTGATGAACTCCCTGTGCAACAAGATCTTAAAGCCCATTGATGGCTCTTGCTGTCAGAGCGCTCCTCCTCTAAGCATCCTCCAGATGTTGGCTGCTGTTCTCTTCCTGATGGCCGTCGTCTGGTTCCTCGTCCTAGGCTATAGTAAACATCGTAAAAGCAGACCTGTTTCTGATGTGGAGAGCGGAGAGGAGAAGAAACCCCCTGCTGTGGGTCAGCTGAACTCAAAGGGACCTTTACTGGCCATCTGCAAAATGAGCCTTATCATGTTGTACTTCTACCTGTGTGACAGGGCAGATATCTTTATGAAGGAACAGAAATTCTATACACATTCTACCTTTTTCATCCCTCTCATCTACATCTTCGTTCTGGGGATCTTCTACAGTGAGAACAGCAAGGAG GCGAAGCTCCTGAACAGAGAGCAAACGGATGAATGGAAGGGCTGGATGCAGCTGGTCATCCTTATTTATCACATTTCTGGAGCTAGCGCT TTTATACCTGTGTACATGCATGTCCGTGTCCTGGTAGCTGCGTATCTCTTCCAAACAGGATATGGACACTTCTCATTCTTCTGGCTGAAGGGAGACTTTGGACTTTACAGAGTGTGTCAG GTTCTCTTCAGGCTAAACTTCCTTGTGGTGGTGCTGTGTCTGGTTATGGACAGGCCTTATCAGTTTTATTACTTTGTGCCTCTAGTCACCTTTTGGTTTGCAGTTATCTATGCTACAATGGCATTGTGGCCACAGATTCTTCAGAAGCAAGCCAATG GTAGTGCATTCTGGAATCTGGCACTATTGTTGAAACTTTTGGGTTTGCTTCTTTTCATCTGCTTCTTTGCATACTCACAG GAACTGTTTGAGGCTATTTTCTCTTTGTGGCCAGTTTCAAAACTCTTTGAGCTGCAAGGTAGCATCCATGAGTGGTGGTTCAGGTGGAAACTGGATCGATTT GCTGTGATCAATGGGATGCTCTTTGCCTTCATAtacctgctgctgctgcagaaATGTCAGCTGCTGTCTGAAGGGAAAGGAGAGCCTCTGTTTTCCAACAAGATTTCCAACTGTCTGCTCTTTGTCTCTGTGGTGTCTTTTATG ACATATTCCATTTGGGCCAGTGGGTGCAAAAACAAGTCTGAGTGTAATGAGATGCATCCATACATTTCGGTTGTCCAG ATTCTGGCTTTCATTTTGATCCGGAATATTCCTGGTTACGCTCGCTCTTTGTACAGCTCGTTCTTTGCGTGGTTTGGAAAGATTTCCCTAGAG
- the col1a2 gene encoding collagen alpha-2(I) chain isoform X2, with amino-acid sequence MLSFVDTRILLLLAVTSYLATCQSGPRGPKGPRGERGPKGPDGKPGRPGLPGPPGPPGPPGLGGNFAAQYDGAKGPDPGPGPIGLMGPRGPSGPPGSPGPQGFQGHAGEPGEPGQAGAVGVRGPPGPPGKNGDDGNNGRPGKPGDRGVPGVQGARGFPGTPGLPGMKGHRGYTGLDGRKGEPGAAGLKGENGAAGSNGTPGQRGGRGLPGERGRVGPSGPAGARGADGNTGPAGPAGPLGAAGPPGFPGAPGPKGEIGPAGATGPSGPQGQRGEPGPNGAVGPVGPPGNPGANGINGAKGAAGIPGVAGAPGFPGPRGGPGPQGPSGASGPRGLAGDPGIVGVKGDAGVKGEPGSAGPQGPPGPSGEEGKRGSTGEQGATGPVGLRGPRGAAGTRGLPGLAGRSGPMGMPGARGATGAPGARGPPGDAGRAGEPGLVGARGLPGSPGSSGPPGKEGPAGPAGQDGRTGPPGPTGPRGQPGNIGFPGPKGPSGEAGKPGEKGPAGPTGLRGLPGPDGNNGPAGPVGLAGAPGEKGEQGPSGAPGFQGLPGPAGPVGEAGKAGDRGIPGDQGVSGPAGVKGERGNPGPAGAAGAPGPIGARGPSGSPGPDGNKGEPGAVGAAGAPGHQGAAGMPGERGTAGTPGPKGEKGEQGYRGLEGNAGRDGARGAPGPSGPPGPAGANGDKGETGSFGPPGPAGPRGSPGERGESGPAGPSGFAGPPGADGQTGQRGEKGPAGGKGDVGPPGPAGPAGNTGPLGAAGPAGPPGARGDSGPPGLTGFPGAAGRVGPPGPAGIVGPPGPTGASGKDGPRGPRGDVGPAGPPGENGLIGPPGLAGEKGSPGEAGSPGAPGPAGPQGQLGSQGFNGLPGSRGDRGLPGGPGAVGEPGRVGPSGAPGPRGPLGNIGMPGMTGPQGEAGREGSPGNDGPPGRPGAAGLKGDRGEPGSPGPAGAVGAPGPNGPSGAVGRPGNRGESGPVGSVGPAGPAGARGAPGPSGPRGEKGVAGDKGERGMKGLRGHPGLQGMPGPNGPSGDSGPAGIAGPAGPRGPAGPNGPPGKDGSNGIPGAIGPPGHRGPPGHVGPAGPPGSPGLPGPAGPAGGGYDTSGGYDEYRADQASLRAKDYEVDATIKSLNTQIDNLLSPEGSKKNPARTCRDIRLSHPEWSSGFYWIDPNQGCTMDAIKAYCDFSTGQTCIHPHPESIPRKNWYRSSQEKKHIWFGETINGGTEFGYNDETLSPQSMATQLAFMRLLANQAVQNITYHCKNSIAYMDAENGNLKKAVLLQGSNDVELRAEGNSRFTFSVLEDGCSRHTGQWSKTVIEYRTNKPSRLPILDIAPLDIGGADQEFGLDIGPVCFK; translated from the exons ATGCTCAGCTTTGTGGATACCCGGATTCTGTTGCTGCTTGCAGTGACTTCGTACCTAGCAACATGTCAAT CA GGCCCCAGGGGACCAAAAGGACCCAGAGGTGAGAGG GGTCCTAAAGGACCAGATGGAAAACCCGGCAGACCTGGACTCCCTGGGCCTCCCGGCCCCCCTGGCCCCCCTGGTCTTGGTGGA AACTTTGCTGCTCAATATGATGGCGCTAAAGGACCTGACCCTGGCCCTGGACCTATT GGTTTGATGGGACCTAGAGGCCCATCTGGACCTCCCGGTTCCCCT GGACCTCAAGGATTCCAAGGACATGCTGGTGAGCCTGGAGAGCCCGGTCAGGCT GGAGCTGTTGGTGTTCGTGGCCCTCCTGGACCTCCTGGCAAAAATGGTGACGAT GGTAACAATGGCAGACCTGGCAAACCTGGAGATAGAGGAGTCCCTGGAGTACAG GGTGCTCGTGGTTTCCCCGGAACTCCTGGACTTCCTGGCATGAAGGGACACAGA GGTTACACCGGTCTTGATGGACGCAAAGGAGAGCCTGGTGCCGCTGGTCTTAAG GGCGAGAATGGTGCTGCTGGATCAAATGGAACCCCCGGACAGAGA GGTGGTCGTGGTCTTCCTGGTGAGAGAGGTCGTGTTGGCCCTTCTGGCCCAGCTGGTGCTCGTGGTGCTGATGGCAACACTGGTCCTGCTGGCCCTGCT GGTCCTTTGGGAGCAGCTGGTCCTCCTGGTTTCCCTGGTGCCCCTGGACCTAAG GGAGAAATTGGACCCGCTGGTGCCACTGGCCCATCTGGACCTCAGGGACAAAGAGGAGAGCCAGGCCCTAATGGTGCTGTGGGCCCAGTTGGACCCCCT gGCAACCCTGGTGCTAACGGTATCAATGGTGCTAAGGGAGCAGCT GGCATCCCTGGAGTTGCTGGTGCCCCTGGTTTCCCTGGCCCTAGAGGAGGCCCTGGCCCCCAGGGACCTTCTGGAGCCTCTGGCCCAAGAGGTCTTGCT GGTGACCCCGGAATCGTTGGAGTGAAGGGAGATGCTGGTGTCAAGGGTGAGCCT GGTAGTGCTGGTCCTCAGGGACCCCCTGGTCCTTCTGGTGAAGAGGGCAAGAGAGGCTCAACTGGTGAGCAGGGAGCTACTGGACCCGTTGGACTGCGTGGACCTAGA GGAGCTGCTGGTACTCGTGGTCTGCCTGGTCTGGCTGGAAGATCTGGCCCAATG GGCATGCCTGGTGCCCGTGGTGCTACTGGTGCCCCTGGAGCCCGTGGACctcctggagatgctggccgtgctGGTGAGCCTGGTCTTGTTGGAGCTAGA GGTCTCCCTGGTAGCCCCGGCAGTTCTGGACCCCCTGGAAAGGAAGGACCCGCT GGTCCCGCTGGTCAAGATGGCCGCACTGGTCCCCCTGGCCCAACTGGACCCAGAGGCCAGCCCGGTAATATTGGATTCCCCGGCCCTAAGGGACCTTCT GGCGAGGCTGGCAAGCCTGGTGAGAAGGGACCTGCTGGCCCCACTGGACTGAGA GGTCTTCCTGGTCCCGACGGTAACAACGGCCCTGCTGGTCCCGTTGGACTTGCT GGTGCCCCAGGTGAGAAGGGAGAGCAGGGACCTTCTGGTGCTCCTGGTTTCCAG GGTCTTCCTGGCCCCGCTGGACCTGTTGGTGAGGCTGGCAAGGCCGGAGATAGA GGTATCCCCGGAGATCAAGGTGTATCAGGACCTGCTGGTGTGAAG GGAGAGCGTGGTAACCCCGGACCCGCTGGTGCTGCTGGCGCTCCTGGACCTATTGGTGCTCGTGGCCCTTCTGGTTCTCCTGGCCCTGATGGAAACAAG GGAGAGCCTGGTGCAGTTGGAGCTGCTGGTGCCCCTGGACACCAGGGAGCTGCTGGTATGCCTGGTGAGCGTGGTACCGCTGGAACTCCTGGACCTAAAGGAGAGAAG GGTGAGCAAGGATACAGAGGACTGGAGGGCAATGCTGGAAGAGATGGTGCCCGT GGTGCTCCTGGACCCAGTGGACCCCCTGGACCCGCTGGTGCTAATGGTGACAAG GGTGAGACTGGCTCTTTCGGACCTCCTGGACCTGCTGGTCCTCGTGGTTCTCCT GGAGAGCGTGGTGAGTCTGGCCCTGCTGGACCTTCCGGATTTGCTGGACCCCCT GGTGCTGATGGCCAGACTGGACAAAGAGGCGAGAAAGGACCTGCTGGTGGAAAGGGTGATGTTGGACCTCCCGGCCCTGCTGGACCTGCTGGCAATACTGGACCCCTT GGTGCTGCTGGTCCTGCTGGCCCACCTGGTGCCCGTGGTGACAGCGGTCCCCCT GGTCTGACTGGTTTCCCTGGTGCTGCTGGCAGAGTTGGACCTCCTGGTCCCGCT GGTATTGTTGGACCTCCCGGTCCCACTGGTGCTTCTGGAAAGGATGGCCCACGTGGTCCTCGTGGTGATGTTGGCCCTGCTGGTCCCCCAGGAGAGAATGGACTGATTGGACCACCTGGTCTGGCTGGCGAGAAGGGATCACCCGGAGAGGCTGGCTCACCT GGAGCTCCTGGACCTGCTGGGCCTCAGGGTCAGCTGGGATCTCAGGGATTCAATGGTCTTCCTGGCTCTAGAGGTGACCGTGGTCTTCCTGGTGGCCCCGGCGCTGTT GGTGAGCCTGGAAGAGTTGGTCCTTCTGGTGCCCCTGGTCCCCGTGGTCCCCTTGGCAACATTGGCATGCCTGGTATGACTGGTCCTCAGGGTGAGGCTGGACGTGAG GGAAGCCCTGGTAATGATGGACCTCCTGGCCGTCCTGGTGCTGCTGGCCTTAAG GGTGACCGTGGTGAGCCTGGATCCCCTGGACCCGCTGGAGCTGTCGGCGCTCCTGGACCCAACGGACCATCAGGCGCTGTTGGCAGACCCGGAAACCGTGGTGAATCT GGACCTGTTGGATCTGTTGGCCCTGCCGGACCTGCTGGAGCAAGAGGTGCACCT GGACCTTCTGGACCCCGTGGTGAGAAAGGTGTTGCTGGAGACAAAGGAGAAAGAGGCATGAAGGGACTTCGTGGACATCCTGGTCTTCAGGGAATGCCTGGACCCAAC GGTCCTTCTGGTGACAGCGGCCCTGCTGGTATTGCTGGTCCTGCTGGTCCAAGA GGCCCAGCTGGTCCCAATGGCCCCCCTGGTAAGGACGGTTCAAATGGTATCCCCGGTGCTATTGGACCACCTGGACACCGTGGTCCTCCTGGACATGTTGGACCTGCT GGTCCTCCTGGATCTCCTGGTCTTCCCGGACCCGCTGGCCCAGCTGGTGGTGGATATGACACATCCGGAGGCTATGATGAGTACAGAGCTGACCAGGCCTCTCTCAGGGCTAAGGATTATGAGGTGGATGCCACCATCAAGTCCTTGAACACTCAGATTGACAATCTGCTTTCCCCTGAGGGCTCAAAGAAGAACCCTGCCCGTACTTGCCGTGACATCAGGCTCAGCCACCCAGAATGGAGCAGCG GTTTCTACTGGATCGACCCCAACCAGGGCTGCACCATGGATGCCATCAAGGCCTACTGCGACTTCTCTACTGGCCAGACCTGCATCCACCCCCACCCAGAGAGCATCCCACGCAAGAACTGGTACAGAAGCTCCCAGGAGAAGAAACACATTTGGTTTGGAGAGACCATCAATGGTGGTACTGAG TTCGGTTACAATGATGAGACCCTGAGCCCACAATCCATGGCTACTCAGCTGGCCTTCATGCGTCTGCTGGCCAACCAGGCAGTCCAGAACATCACCTACCACTGCAAGAACAGCATCGCCTACATGGATGCCGAGAACGGAAACCTGAAGAAGGCTGTGTTGCTGCAGGGCTCCAATGATGTCGAGCTCAGGGCGGAGGGCAACAGCCGCTTCACGTTCAGCGTCCTAGAGGATGGCTGCAGT AGACACACTGGCCAGTGGAGCAAGACAGTCATTGAATACAGAACAAATAAACCATCTCGCCTTCCCATCCTCGACATTGCACCTTTGGACATTGGTGGCGCAGATCAAGAGTTTGGTTTGGACATTGGCCCagtctgtttcaaataa
- the col1a2 gene encoding collagen alpha-2(I) chain isoform X1, protein MGPRGPSGPPGSPGPQGFQGHAGEPGEPGQAGAVGVRGPPGPPGKNGDDGNNGRPGKPGDRGVPGVQGARGFPGTPGLPGMKGHRGYTGLDGRKGEPGAAGLKGENGAAGSNGTPGQRGGRGLPGERGRVGPSGPAGARGADGNTGPAGPAGPLGAAGPPGFPGAPGPKGEIGPAGATGPSGPQGQRGEPGPNGAVGPVGPPGNPGANGINGAKGAAGIPGVAGAPGFPGPRGGPGPQGPSGASGPRGLAGDPGIVGVKGDAGVKGEPGSAGPQGPPGPSGEEGKRGSTGEQGATGPVGLRGPRGAAGTRGLPGLAGRSGPMGMPGARGATGAPGARGPPGDAGRAGEPGLVGARGLPGSPGSSGPPGKEGPAGPAGQDGRTGPPGPTGPRGQPGNIGFPGPKGPSGEAGKPGEKGPAGPTGLRGLPGPDGNNGPAGPVGLAGAPGEKGEQGPSGAPGFQGLPGPAGPVGEAGKAGDRGIPGDQGVSGPAGVKGERGESGPAGPSGFAGPPGADGQTGQRGEKGPAGGKGDVGPPGPAGPAGNTGPLGAAGPAGPPGARGDSGPPGLTGFPGAAGRVGPPGPAGIVGPPGPTGASGKDGPRGPRGDVGPAGPPGENGLIGPPGLAGEKGSPGEAGSPGAPGPAGPQGQLGSQGFNGLPGSRGDRGLPGGPGAVGEPGRVGPSGAPGPRGPLGNIGMPGMTGPQGEAGREGSPGNDGPPGRPGAAGLKGDRGEPGSPGPAGAVGAPGPNGPSGAVGRPGNRGESGPVGSVGPAGPAGARGAPGPSGPRGEKGVAGDKGERGMKGLRGHPGLQGMPGPNGPSGDSGPAGIAGPAGPRGPAGPNGPPGKDGSNGIPGAIGPPGHRGPPGHVGPAGPPGSPGLPGPAGPAGGGYDTSGGYDEYRADQASLRAKDYEVDATIKSLNTQIDNLLSPEGSKKNPARTCRDIRLSHPEWSSGFYWIDPNQGCTMDAIKAYCDFSTGQTCIHPHPESIPRKNWYRSSQEKKHIWFGETINGGTEFGYNDETLSPQSMATQLAFMRLLANQAVQNITYHCKNSIAYMDAENGNLKKAVLLQGSNDVELRAEGNSRFTFSVLEDGCSRHTGQWSKTVIEYRTNKPSRLPILDIAPLDIGGADQEFGLDIGPVCFK, encoded by the exons ATGGGACCTAGAGGCCCATCTGGACCTCCCGGTTCCCCT GGACCTCAAGGATTCCAAGGACATGCTGGTGAGCCTGGAGAGCCCGGTCAGGCT GGAGCTGTTGGTGTTCGTGGCCCTCCTGGACCTCCTGGCAAAAATGGTGACGAT GGTAACAATGGCAGACCTGGCAAACCTGGAGATAGAGGAGTCCCTGGAGTACAG GGTGCTCGTGGTTTCCCCGGAACTCCTGGACTTCCTGGCATGAAGGGACACAGA GGTTACACCGGTCTTGATGGACGCAAAGGAGAGCCTGGTGCCGCTGGTCTTAAG GGCGAGAATGGTGCTGCTGGATCAAATGGAACCCCCGGACAGAGA GGTGGTCGTGGTCTTCCTGGTGAGAGAGGTCGTGTTGGCCCTTCTGGCCCAGCTGGTGCTCGTGGTGCTGATGGCAACACTGGTCCTGCTGGCCCTGCT GGTCCTTTGGGAGCAGCTGGTCCTCCTGGTTTCCCTGGTGCCCCTGGACCTAAG GGAGAAATTGGACCCGCTGGTGCCACTGGCCCATCTGGACCTCAGGGACAAAGAGGAGAGCCAGGCCCTAATGGTGCTGTGGGCCCAGTTGGACCCCCT gGCAACCCTGGTGCTAACGGTATCAATGGTGCTAAGGGAGCAGCT GGCATCCCTGGAGTTGCTGGTGCCCCTGGTTTCCCTGGCCCTAGAGGAGGCCCTGGCCCCCAGGGACCTTCTGGAGCCTCTGGCCCAAGAGGTCTTGCT GGTGACCCCGGAATCGTTGGAGTGAAGGGAGATGCTGGTGTCAAGGGTGAGCCT GGTAGTGCTGGTCCTCAGGGACCCCCTGGTCCTTCTGGTGAAGAGGGCAAGAGAGGCTCAACTGGTGAGCAGGGAGCTACTGGACCCGTTGGACTGCGTGGACCTAGA GGAGCTGCTGGTACTCGTGGTCTGCCTGGTCTGGCTGGAAGATCTGGCCCAATG GGCATGCCTGGTGCCCGTGGTGCTACTGGTGCCCCTGGAGCCCGTGGACctcctggagatgctggccgtgctGGTGAGCCTGGTCTTGTTGGAGCTAGA GGTCTCCCTGGTAGCCCCGGCAGTTCTGGACCCCCTGGAAAGGAAGGACCCGCT GGTCCCGCTGGTCAAGATGGCCGCACTGGTCCCCCTGGCCCAACTGGACCCAGAGGCCAGCCCGGTAATATTGGATTCCCCGGCCCTAAGGGACCTTCT GGCGAGGCTGGCAAGCCTGGTGAGAAGGGACCTGCTGGCCCCACTGGACTGAGA GGTCTTCCTGGTCCCGACGGTAACAACGGCCCTGCTGGTCCCGTTGGACTTGCT GGTGCCCCAGGTGAGAAGGGAGAGCAGGGACCTTCTGGTGCTCCTGGTTTCCAG GGTCTTCCTGGCCCCGCTGGACCTGTTGGTGAGGCTGGCAAGGCCGGAGATAGA GGTATCCCCGGAGATCAAGGTGTATCAGGACCTGCTGGTGTGAAG GGAGAGCGTGGTGAGTCTGGCCCTGCTGGACCTTCCGGATTTGCTGGACCCCCT GGTGCTGATGGCCAGACTGGACAAAGAGGCGAGAAAGGACCTGCTGGTGGAAAGGGTGATGTTGGACCTCCCGGCCCTGCTGGACCTGCTGGCAATACTGGACCCCTT GGTGCTGCTGGTCCTGCTGGCCCACCTGGTGCCCGTGGTGACAGCGGTCCCCCT GGTCTGACTGGTTTCCCTGGTGCTGCTGGCAGAGTTGGACCTCCTGGTCCCGCT GGTATTGTTGGACCTCCCGGTCCCACTGGTGCTTCTGGAAAGGATGGCCCACGTGGTCCTCGTGGTGATGTTGGCCCTGCTGGTCCCCCAGGAGAGAATGGACTGATTGGACCACCTGGTCTGGCTGGCGAGAAGGGATCACCCGGAGAGGCTGGCTCACCT GGAGCTCCTGGACCTGCTGGGCCTCAGGGTCAGCTGGGATCTCAGGGATTCAATGGTCTTCCTGGCTCTAGAGGTGACCGTGGTCTTCCTGGTGGCCCCGGCGCTGTT GGTGAGCCTGGAAGAGTTGGTCCTTCTGGTGCCCCTGGTCCCCGTGGTCCCCTTGGCAACATTGGCATGCCTGGTATGACTGGTCCTCAGGGTGAGGCTGGACGTGAG GGAAGCCCTGGTAATGATGGACCTCCTGGCCGTCCTGGTGCTGCTGGCCTTAAG GGTGACCGTGGTGAGCCTGGATCCCCTGGACCCGCTGGAGCTGTCGGCGCTCCTGGACCCAACGGACCATCAGGCGCTGTTGGCAGACCCGGAAACCGTGGTGAATCT GGACCTGTTGGATCTGTTGGCCCTGCCGGACCTGCTGGAGCAAGAGGTGCACCT GGACCTTCTGGACCCCGTGGTGAGAAAGGTGTTGCTGGAGACAAAGGAGAAAGAGGCATGAAGGGACTTCGTGGACATCCTGGTCTTCAGGGAATGCCTGGACCCAAC GGTCCTTCTGGTGACAGCGGCCCTGCTGGTATTGCTGGTCCTGCTGGTCCAAGA GGCCCAGCTGGTCCCAATGGCCCCCCTGGTAAGGACGGTTCAAATGGTATCCCCGGTGCTATTGGACCACCTGGACACCGTGGTCCTCCTGGACATGTTGGACCTGCT GGTCCTCCTGGATCTCCTGGTCTTCCCGGACCCGCTGGCCCAGCTGGTGGTGGATATGACACATCCGGAGGCTATGATGAGTACAGAGCTGACCAGGCCTCTCTCAGGGCTAAGGATTATGAGGTGGATGCCACCATCAAGTCCTTGAACACTCAGATTGACAATCTGCTTTCCCCTGAGGGCTCAAAGAAGAACCCTGCCCGTACTTGCCGTGACATCAGGCTCAGCCACCCAGAATGGAGCAGCG GTTTCTACTGGATCGACCCCAACCAGGGCTGCACCATGGATGCCATCAAGGCCTACTGCGACTTCTCTACTGGCCAGACCTGCATCCACCCCCACCCAGAGAGCATCCCACGCAAGAACTGGTACAGAAGCTCCCAGGAGAAGAAACACATTTGGTTTGGAGAGACCATCAATGGTGGTACTGAG TTCGGTTACAATGATGAGACCCTGAGCCCACAATCCATGGCTACTCAGCTGGCCTTCATGCGTCTGCTGGCCAACCAGGCAGTCCAGAACATCACCTACCACTGCAAGAACAGCATCGCCTACATGGATGCCGAGAACGGAAACCTGAAGAAGGCTGTGTTGCTGCAGGGCTCCAATGATGTCGAGCTCAGGGCGGAGGGCAACAGCCGCTTCACGTTCAGCGTCCTAGAGGATGGCTGCAGT AGACACACTGGCCAGTGGAGCAAGACAGTCATTGAATACAGAACAAATAAACCATCTCGCCTTCCCATCCTCGACATTGCACCTTTGGACATTGGTGGCGCAGATCAAGAGTTTGGTTTGGACATTGGCCCagtctgtttcaaataa